In a genomic window of Amphiprion ocellaris isolate individual 3 ecotype Okinawa chromosome 13, ASM2253959v1, whole genome shotgun sequence:
- the aga gene encoding N(4)-(beta-N-acetylglucosaminyl)-L-asparaginase produces MLISLLISSLTLLFPLGHSSLPLVINTWPFKNATYEAWSTLKAGGSVLDAVEKGCARCEMEQCDGSVGYGGSPDESGETTLDAMIMNGDTMEVGAVADLRRIKNAIGVARAVMEHTDHTLLVGESASVFAENMGFIAEDLTTNKSVNIFSQWLKGNCQPNYRKNVYPDPSKSCGPYRPKATVARSKRARHANTHSHDTIGMIALDRDGHVAAGTSTNGLTHKVPGRVGDSPIVGAGAYADSAVGGAAATGDGDVMMRFLPSYLAVELMRAGADPSAACKSAISRIKRHYSEFFGAIICANTTGHYGAACNRVPGFNQFHYMVSNSESDTPILKSVDCF; encoded by the exons ATGTTAATTTCGCTCCTGATTTCCTCTTTAACGTTGCTGTTCCCACTTGGACACTCGTCGTTGCCTCTTGTTATCAACACCTGGCCTTTCAAGAACGCCACGTATGAAG CATGGAGTACCCTGAAGGCTGGTGGCTCAGTGTTGGATGCAGTGGAGAAAGGCTGTGCCCGCTGTGAAATGGAGCAGTGTGATGGCAGTGTGGGCTATGGCGGGAGCCCAGATGAGTCTGGAGAGACCACGCTGGATGCCATGATCATGAACGG TGATACAATGGAGGTTGGTGCAGTTGCAGACCTGAGAAGAATCAAGAATGCCATTGGAGTTGCAAGAGCCGTGATGGAGCACACTGACCACACACTGCTAGTGGGAGAGTCGG CTTCTGTGTTTGCCGAAAACATGGGCTTCATTGCAGAAGACCTGACTACcaacaaatctgtgaatattttctcgCAGTGGCTGAAGGGCAACTGCCAACCTAATTATCGaaag AATGTCTATCCAGATCCTTCCAAGTCCTGTGGACCCTACAGGcccaaggcgacagtggcaCGGAGCAAGAGGGCACGGCATGCTAATACGCACTCCCATGACACTATAG GGATGATTGCTCTTGATCGAGATGGTCACGTGGCTGCTGGTACATCAACCAATGGACTTACTCACAAGGTTCCAGG TCGTGTTGGGGATTCTCCTATTGTTGGTGCAGGGGCCTATGCAGACAGCGCAGTTGGTGGCGCTGCAGCTACTGGAGATGGAGACGTCATGATGCGCTTTCTACCCAG TTACTTGGCCGTGGAGCTGATGAGGGCCGGGGCCGATCCCTCGGCAGCCTGTAAGTCGGCCATTTCCAGAATCAAGAGGCATTACTCCGAGTTCTTTGGAGCCATCATCTGTGCTAACACAACAGGCCATTATG